CAGGCCGAAGATGAACAGCAGCGCTCCGATAATCATCACGATCGAGAACAGCTTGGCGATCTGCGATTCCGCCGCCGCCGATACGCCGGGGGAGACGAATTCCTTCCAGATGTCGCGCGTGAAGATGTTCGCCGAGGCAATCGCCATGATCGCGGCAGGCACCAGGGCGCCGATCGCGATGGCGGCAAAGGCAATGCCGACAAACCAGCCCGGCAAGGTATGGATCAGCAGCGCCGGCACGGCGAAACTCGGCCCATAGGCTTTGAAGCCCGCGGCGAACTGGGGCAGCGCGGAAACGCCGGCTGCCACCGCCATGGCGCCGAGCAGGGTGATCAGGCCGAGCATCAGCGAATAGGCCGGCAGGATCACCGCGTTTTTTCGCACCGTCTCGCTCGAGCGCGACGACAGGATGCCGGTCAACGCGTGGGGATACAGGAACAGCGCCATCGCCGAGCCGAGTGCCAGCGTCGCATAGCCAGAATAAAGCCCGGTGGTATGCGGGCCTGGCTTCGGCAGCAGCAGCTTGGTGGAGGCGATCTTCGCGAAAATATGTCCGAACCCGCCCAGCGAGGCCGGGATCGCGAAGATCGCCACGATGATGGTGAGGTAGATCAGCGTGTCCTTGACCACAGCGATCATGGCCGGCGCGCGAAGGCCCGACGTGTAGGTGAAGGCGGCGAGCACGAGGAAGGCCAGGATCAGCGGGAGATGACTGCCGAACCCGGTACCGAGGTTGAACGCGCCGATGACCACCTGCATGCCGACAAGCTGCAACGCGATATAGGGCATGGTCGCGATGATGCCGGTGATACCCACCGCAAGCGCAAGCCAGCGGTTGCCATAGCGGCCTCTGACAAACTCTGGCCCGGTGACGAAACCGTATTTGGCGGCAACCCGCCACATTTTCGGAAACACAACATACAGGATCGGATAGGCGACGATGGTGTATGGCACCGCGAAGAAGGCGATGGCGCCTGCGCCGAACATCAGCGCGGGCACGGCAATGAACGTATAGGCCGTATAAAGATCGCCGCCGATCAGGAACCAGGAAATCAGCGTGCCGAACTGGCGGCCGCCAAGCCCCCATTCGTGAAGCTGGTCGAGGTCACCGCCGCGCCAGCGTGCAGCGAAGAACCCCAGGATGAGAACGCCGACCACGAGGACGGCGAAGACGATACCGGCTATGAGCATGGCGACGTTCCTTAGCTTTCGGCGCGCCAGACGATCCAGATGATGACCGACGAGATCACCACCCAGGCGAGCTGGTACCAATAGAAAAAGGGAAAGCCTAGCACGGCGGGCTTGGCATGATTGAAGAACGGCACCCAGAGCGTTGCCACGAAAGGCACAAGCAATAGGAGCCGCCAAGGCGTTGAGCGCGGCTTGCGCTCTGAATTTTCCTCGGCCACGACATCTCTCCGCATAAAGTGATGTTCGTTTTTATGAAAAACGTCATCGCTCTTTAGGCGCACTTGCCTCTGACAGGCAAGCATTCATGCCATACGAGACGCCATCAGCCGCGCCGCCCGCAGGATCGCCGAAAGATCGCCAAGAGCCGTATCGAAATCGTTGTTTTCGATGATGAAATCGAATTCGCCCTGATGCGCGAGTTCGTCCTCGGCCTCCTCCATCCGCATCGCGATCGCGGCGGGATCATCGCCACGCGCCACAAGGCGGCGATGAAGTTCCTCAAGGCTGCTCGTGCGGATGAATACGCCAACCACATCGCGCGGCAGCGCGGCCCTGAGCTGGCGAAAGCCCTGCCAGTCGATATCGAACAGGATGTCCCGGCCCGCCGCCAGCATCTCCCCGACATGCGCGCGCGGCGTGCCGTAGGACCGGCCGAACACCGTCGCATACTCAAGGAATTCGCCTGCCGCGACCATGCCCGCAAACTGTTCCGGGGTACGGAAGAAATAATGCACCCCCTCCTGCTCGCCATCGCGCGGCGCGCGGGTGGTGGCGCTGATCGACAGCGACAGCCGTGAATCACCGGCAAGCAACGCCCGAGAGAGCGACGTCTTGCCGGCGCCAGAAGGCGCTGCAAGCACGAGGCAGAGGCCGCGCCTATTCAATGTTCTGAACCTGTTCGCGCAGCTGCTCGATCGTTGCCTTGAGGTCGAGCCCGATGGCGGTCAGTTGCAGCGACGCCGACTTGCTGCACAGCGTGTTCGCCTCGCGGTTGAATTCCTGCATCAGGAAATCGAGCCGGCGGCCGACCGGTGCCGACTCTGCGAGTAACGCATGCGCCGCCTCGACATGCGCATCCAGCCGGTCAAGTTCCTCGCGCACGTCAGATTTCGTGGCGAGCAGCGCGATTTCCTGGGCCAGCCGCTCCTGCGGCACCGGGTCGGAATCGCCGAGCAGATCGGCCAGCGCGCCCTGCAGCCGGGCGCGGTGCTGAGCCGCCTGTTCCGGTGCATGAGCACGCGCCGCGGCGACCAGGCGGCGGATCGCGCCGAGCAGATCCGCGGCGATTACGGCAAGCCGACCGCCCTCGTCACGCCGCGCACGATCGAGCGCTTCGATGGCAACATCGAAGCCGGCGGCCAGAGTGGCGGCAAGAGCCTCTTGCCGGGCGGCCTCCGCATCTTCCGCGACATCCTCGGCGGGAGCGGGACGGATGACGCCAGGCAACGCCAACAGCGCCTCGGCGCGCGGCACCATCGCACCCGGAATCCGCTCCGACAATGCAAGCGCATGGCGCAGGAGCCCTTCCAGCGCCGCCTCGTCCACCATCATCGCCGCCTGGGACTCGCGCTTCAACGTCAGCGTGGCGGACACATTACCGCGCTTCAACCGCTTGCCGGCCACCTCGCGCAGCGCCGGCTCGAGCCCATCCAGCCCCGCGGGCAGGCGCATCCGAAGATCGAGCCCGCGACCGTTCACGCTGCGGATTTCCCAGACGAAACTGGCATTGTCGTGGCTGCCCGCGTGGCGGGCAAAGCCGGTCATCGAGGCAAGGGTGGAGGTCATGGACGCAACGTTTCGCGCACATGATCAAGTGCGACAAGCCTCCCCTCGCGCTCGATATGCCAGAACGTCCAGCCATTGCAGCTTGCGGCGTTCTGAACCGCGGCACCGACCTGATGGATCGAGCCGCGATGCGCGCCGGCGATGATGCTGGCATCCGCCGCGACCGTGGCGCTCACCCGCCGCAGCCTGTCATGCAGCAATGTGCCTGGCGGGACCAAGCCGCGCTCGACCAGCACGCCGAAGGCGATGCGCGGCGCCTCTCTGCGGCTCGGCATCGGCCTGGTCAGATGCGCCGGCGCCGCCCGCATCTCCCGCAGCCGCGCCCAGCCGGCCTCGACGTAGGCGGGATGACGCTCAATGCCGATGAAATGCCGGTTGAGCCGCTTGGCCACCGTCGCCGTCGTCGCGGTGCCAGAAAACGGGTCCAGCACCACGTCGTCCGGGTTGGTCGCGGCCAGGATCACGCGGTGCAGCAGGGCCTCCGGCTTCTGGGTCGGATGCAGCTTGAGGCCGTGCTGGTTGCGCAGCCGCTCGCCGCCGGTGCAGAGCGGAATCGTCCAGTCGCTGCGCATCTGTGTATCGTCGTTGAGCGATTTCATCGCCTGATAGTTGAACCGGTAACGCGATTTCGGCTCCCGCGCCGCCCAGATCAGCGTTTCGTGCGCATTCGTGAAGCGCCGGCCGCGGAAATTCGGCATCGGGTTGGTCTTGCGCCAGATCACGTCGTTGAGAATCCAGAACCCGAGATCCTGCATGATCGCGCCGAGGCGGAAAATGTTGTGATAGGAGCCGATCACCCAGATCGTCGCGTCCTTGTGCATCAGCCGCCGCGCCTCAGAGAGCCAGGCGCGCGAGAATTCGTCATAGGCCGCGAAATCGGTGAACTTGTCCCAGTCGTCGTCAACACCGTCGACCACACTGTCATCCGGCCGGCGCAATTCGCCACGGAGTTGCAGGTTGTAGGGCGGATCGGCGAAGACGCAGTCGATCGACGCATCCGGCAGCATGCGCATCATCTCGACGGCATCGCCAAGCAGAAGCTGATCGAGCGGCAATTCGCGAACGGCGGTCAAGGGCAATTTGGGCCTCGGTCTGTCTCTCCCCCCTATACCTGACGAACGCGCCGTGGTCGCGTCAATGGCTGATGCGCACCCGGACCGACCTCGCGGCTTGCATCCGGGGTCAAATCAGCCATCCTGACGCCAGCAGAGCGGAGGATTCCATGCCCTACGAGATGATTGTGACCGAAACCGACGGCGCCGTGGCCGTCATCCGGCTGAACCGCCCGGAGTCGCTGAACGCGCTGTGCGACCAGTTGATGAGCGAACTCGCCGACGCCTTGCGCGGCTTCGATTCCGACAAGTCAATCCGCTGCATCGTGCTCACCGGATCGGACAGAGCGTTCGCCGCCGGCGCCGACATCAAGGAAATGCAGAACCGTAGCTGGCCCGAAACCGGCCTCGACGATTTCATCGGAAAATCATGGGAAGTCGTTACCACGACGCTCAAGCCGGTGATCGCGGCGGTATCGGGCTATGCGCTCGGCGGCGGATGCGAGTTGGCGATGATGTGCGACATCATCATCGCGGCCGACACGGCGAAGTTCGGCCAGCCGGAAATCGCCATCGGCGTGATCCCCGGTGCCGGCGGCACCCAGCGCCTGACCCGCGCCATCGGGAAATCCAAGGCGATGGAGATGATCCTGACCGGCCGGATGATGGATGCCGAAGAAGCCGAACGCGCCAACCTCGTCGCCCGCGTGGTGCCGGCCGCGGACCTGATGCCGGAGGCGATGAAGCTAGCCAGGCGCATCGCCGGCATGTCTCCCGTCGCCCTCCTCCAGGCCAAACGCAGCATCAACGCCGCCTTCGAGACCATGCTGGCCGAGGGTGTGAGATACGAGCGGGCGAGCTTCCTTCCGCTGTTCGGCACACCCCACCAGCGCGAAGGCATGGCGGCCTTCATCGAGAAGCGCAAGCCGGACTTTTCATAGCTCCCGGACGGCTCAGACAGGGAACTGGACGGAGAACAGCCGGTCGGAGGGGCCGTCCAGCTTTCTACCGACCGCCCTCTGCCGCCTTTGCTGCGATTGCTGCCAGCGTCTTGCAGAGCGGGGTCAGGACGGCCGAGCACCACGGCAGGGTTGCCTTCCGCCGAGGCCGCAAGACCTGCCCCGTTTCGGAGATCGCACGCAAGCCGCAACCCGGTGAACTG
This genomic interval from Acidiphilium multivorum AIU301 contains the following:
- the mctP gene encoding monocarboxylate uptake permease MctP encodes the protein MLIAGIVFAVLVVGVLILGFFAARWRGGDLDQLHEWGLGGRQFGTLISWFLIGGDLYTAYTFIAVPALMFGAGAIAFFAVPYTIVAYPILYVVFPKMWRVAAKYGFVTGPEFVRGRYGNRWLALAVGITGIIATMPYIALQLVGMQVVIGAFNLGTGFGSHLPLILAFLVLAAFTYTSGLRAPAMIAVVKDTLIYLTIIVAIFAIPASLGGFGHIFAKIASTKLLLPKPGPHTTGLYSGYATLALGSAMALFLYPHALTGILSSRSSETVRKNAVILPAYSLMLGLITLLGAMAVAAGVSALPQFAAGFKAYGPSFAVPALLIHTLPGWFVGIAFAAIAIGALVPAAIMAIASANIFTRDIWKEFVSPGVSAAAESQIAKLFSIVMIIGALLFIFGLPLKYAIQLQLLGGMWMIQIFPAIVFSLFTRFYNGWALLVGWAVGIGLATHFALLNHLKGAIYPFHIGGMTYPCYIALATFVVNVIVATALSPVFHAIKSDRTRDVTTSADYA
- a CDS encoding DUF3311 domain-containing protein, which gives rise to MAEENSERKPRSTPWRLLLLVPFVATLWVPFFNHAKPAVLGFPFFYWYQLAWVVISSVIIWIVWRAES
- the gmk gene encoding guanylate kinase, coding for MNRRGLCLVLAAPSGAGKTSLSRALLAGDSRLSLSISATTRAPRDGEQEGVHYFFRTPEQFAGMVAAGEFLEYATVFGRSYGTPRAHVGEMLAAGRDILFDIDWQGFRQLRAALPRDVVGVFIRTSSLEELHRRLVARGDDPAAIAMRMEEAEDELAHQGEFDFIIENNDFDTALGDLSAILRAARLMASRMA
- a CDS encoding YicC/YloC family endoribonuclease is translated as MTSTLASMTGFARHAGSHDNASFVWEIRSVNGRGLDLRMRLPAGLDGLEPALREVAGKRLKRGNVSATLTLKRESQAAMMVDEAALEGLLRHALALSERIPGAMVPRAEALLALPGVIRPAPAEDVAEDAEAARQEALAATLAAGFDVAIEALDRARRDEGGRLAVIAADLLGAIRRLVAAARAHAPEQAAQHRARLQGALADLLGDSDPVPQERLAQEIALLATKSDVREELDRLDAHVEAAHALLAESAPVGRRLDFLMQEFNREANTLCSKSASLQLTAIGLDLKATIEQLREQVQNIE
- a CDS encoding site-specific DNA-methyltransferase, giving the protein MMRMLPDASIDCVFADPPYNLQLRGELRRPDDSVVDGVDDDWDKFTDFAAYDEFSRAWLSEARRLMHKDATIWVIGSYHNIFRLGAIMQDLGFWILNDVIWRKTNPMPNFRGRRFTNAHETLIWAAREPKSRYRFNYQAMKSLNDDTQMRSDWTIPLCTGGERLRNQHGLKLHPTQKPEALLHRVILAATNPDDVVLDPFSGTATTATVAKRLNRHFIGIERHPAYVEAGWARLREMRAAPAHLTRPMPSRREAPRIAFGVLVERGLVPPGTLLHDRLRRVSATVAADASIIAGAHRGSIHQVGAAVQNAASCNGWTFWHIEREGRLVALDHVRETLRP
- a CDS encoding enoyl-CoA hydratase-related protein produces the protein MPYEMIVTETDGAVAVIRLNRPESLNALCDQLMSELADALRGFDSDKSIRCIVLTGSDRAFAAGADIKEMQNRSWPETGLDDFIGKSWEVVTTTLKPVIAAVSGYALGGGCELAMMCDIIIAADTAKFGQPEIAIGVIPGAGGTQRLTRAIGKSKAMEMILTGRMMDAEEAERANLVARVVPAADLMPEAMKLARRIAGMSPVALLQAKRSINAAFETMLAEGVRYERASFLPLFGTPHQREGMAAFIEKRKPDFS